A DNA window from Romeriopsis navalis LEGE 11480 contains the following coding sequences:
- a CDS encoding metallophosphoesterase codes for MSDCASRRIIFGDVHGHYDGLMLLMDAIAPGSDDEIYFLGDLIDRGPKSSSVVNFVREHNYACVLGNHEQMAIEAFPDSEISPPALQAWLHSGGRATLASYEDPVLIMEHLEWFQSLPSYLDLGDLWLVHAGVHPQMPLHEQDRDQFCWIREAFHNVEQPIFEDKLIITGHTITFTFPGVAPGALVQGNGWIDIDTGAYHPRSGWMTAYDVTNQKVYQVQVYENQVRVLPLEEALIKVDQHSLSRRQAMMI; via the coding sequence ATGAGTGATTGTGCTTCCCGTCGAATTATTTTTGGTGACGTTCATGGTCACTATGACGGTCTGATGTTGCTGATGGATGCGATCGCACCGGGAAGCGATGATGAAATTTATTTTCTGGGTGACTTGATCGATCGTGGCCCCAAAAGCTCCAGCGTCGTGAATTTTGTCCGCGAGCATAACTACGCTTGTGTGTTGGGCAACCACGAACAGATGGCGATCGAAGCATTCCCAGACAGCGAAATTTCCCCGCCTGCGTTACAGGCTTGGTTGCATAGTGGCGGGCGTGCGACCCTGGCGAGCTACGAAGACCCGGTGCTGATTATGGAGCATTTGGAGTGGTTTCAGAGCTTGCCCTCATACCTTGATTTAGGTGATTTGTGGTTGGTGCATGCCGGGGTGCATCCTCAGATGCCACTGCATGAACAGGATCGCGATCAGTTTTGTTGGATTCGGGAAGCCTTTCATAACGTCGAGCAACCGATCTTCGAAGATAAGCTGATTATTACCGGACATACGATCACCTTCACGTTCCCAGGGGTTGCGCCGGGGGCACTGGTGCAGGGCAATGGCTGGATTGATATTGATACGGGTGCATACCACCCCCGCAGCGGCTGGATGACAGCCTACGATGTGACCAATCAGAAAGTTTACCAGGTCCAGGTTTACGAAAATCAAGTCCGTGTCCTCCCCCTCGAAGAAGCCTTGATTAAGGTTGATCAACATTCCTTATCTAGACGACAAGCCATGATGATTTAG
- a CDS encoding argininosuccinate synthase, which translates to MGRAKKVVLAYSGGVDTSVCIPYLKQEWGVEEVITLAADLGQGDELEPIRQKALDSGAAVSLVENMQETFIRDYAFPAIQANALYENRYPLSTSLARPLIAKALVEAAAKYGADAVAHGCTGKGNDQVRFDVSIAALNPDLKVLTPAREWGMSREETIAYGEQFGIPTPVKKSSPYSIDLNLLGRSVEAGPLEDPWTEALEEVYAMTKAIADTPDTPEYLEITFEQGIPVAVNGKTYGPVELFEYLNPIVGGHGIGRLDMVENRLVGIKSREIYEAPAILMLIQAHRDLESLTLAKDVSHYKRGIEETYANLVYDGQWYSPLKTALDAFIQDTQKYVNGTVRVKLFKGTATVVGRKSADSLYTEDLATYGSSDAFDHKAAEGFIYVWGLPTRVWAQKRRG; encoded by the coding sequence ATGGGGCGTGCCAAGAAAGTTGTACTAGCCTATTCTGGTGGGGTCGATACTTCCGTTTGTATCCCTTACTTGAAGCAAGAATGGGGCGTGGAAGAAGTTATCACCCTGGCGGCGGATCTGGGACAAGGTGACGAACTAGAGCCGATTCGCCAAAAGGCATTGGACTCAGGGGCGGCGGTTTCTTTAGTCGAGAATATGCAGGAAACCTTTATCCGGGACTACGCATTTCCCGCGATTCAGGCAAATGCCTTGTATGAAAATCGCTATCCGCTCTCGACTTCCTTGGCGCGGCCGCTGATTGCGAAGGCGTTGGTCGAAGCCGCTGCCAAATATGGGGCGGATGCCGTGGCCCATGGTTGTACGGGTAAAGGAAACGATCAAGTCCGGTTTGATGTGTCGATCGCGGCGCTTAATCCTGATCTCAAAGTCCTGACCCCGGCCCGGGAGTGGGGCATGAGCCGCGAAGAAACGATCGCCTACGGTGAGCAGTTTGGCATCCCGACGCCGGTGAAGAAATCTTCGCCCTATAGTATCGACTTGAATCTGTTGGGTCGCAGTGTCGAAGCGGGTCCCCTGGAAGATCCTTGGACGGAGGCGTTGGAAGAAGTCTATGCCATGACCAAGGCGATCGCCGACACACCGGATACCCCAGAATATTTGGAAATCACCTTTGAGCAAGGGATTCCAGTGGCGGTGAATGGCAAGACCTACGGCCCGGTCGAGTTGTTCGAATACCTCAATCCGATCGTCGGAGGTCACGGGATTGGCCGGCTGGATATGGTGGAGAACCGCTTGGTGGGCATTAAGTCTAGAGAAATCTACGAAGCCCCGGCAATCTTGATGTTGATTCAGGCGCACCGTGATCTAGAGAGTCTCACCCTGGCTAAGGATGTGTCGCATTACAAGCGGGGGATTGAAGAGACCTACGCCAATCTGGTTTATGACGGCCAGTGGTATAGTCCGCTGAAAACGGCACTTGACGCGTTTATCCAAGACACGCAGAAGTACGTGAATGGCACCGTGCGCGTGAAGTTGTTCAAAGGAACGGCCACGGTAGTGGGTCGCAAGTCGGCTGACTCGCTCTATACCGAAGACTTGGCGACCTATGGTTCCAGTGACGCCTTTGACCATAAAGCGGCTGAAGGCTTTATCTACGTCTGGGGCTTGCCCACAAGGGTTTGGGCCCAGAAGCGACGCGGCTAG